Proteins found in one Mucilaginibacter gracilis genomic segment:
- the lysS gene encoding lysine--tRNA ligase — MSIGLSEQEIFRREAMQQLRNLGINPYPAEAFNVNTNAIDILANFATKPDAYQEVVIAGRMMSRRIMGSASFAELQDSTGRVQIYIKRDDICPGEDKTMYNTVFKKLLDLGDFIGIKGYVFTTQTGETSVHVRELTILSKSLKPLPVVRREEDGTVHDAFTDPEMRYRQRYVDLTVNPQFKQIFINRSKVIRTMQNFFDSQGWMEVETPILQSVHGGAAARPFKTHHNTLDMPLFLRIANELYLKRLIVAGFDGVYEFGKMFRNEGMDRTHNPEFTSVEIYVAYKDYIWMMAMVEQCLEKVALAVHGKPVVTVGEHDINFAGPYEKLSMFDSILKYTGIDVSAMDEAALRQTCRDLAIEVDTTMGKGKLVDEIFSAKVEEYLIQPTYITDYPIEMTPLAKKHRTKDGLVERFELFVMGKEIGNAYTELNDPIDQRERFEEQLLLAGRGDEEAMAMDDDFLRALEYGMPPTSGLGIGIDRLVMLMTNQTTIQEVLFFPQMRPESITVTNIKDEAEENLEFTAAGVPTEWVPVLKKMGFSNIKELKAGNPNKVFNDLGGMRKKLKLDIAMPVKEVVMAWFV; from the coding sequence GAAGCATTTAACGTAAATACTAACGCCATAGATATTTTGGCGAATTTTGCAACCAAGCCCGATGCTTACCAGGAAGTGGTAATTGCAGGCCGTATGATGAGCCGCCGCATTATGGGCAGCGCATCATTTGCCGAACTGCAAGACTCTACCGGCCGCGTACAGATATACATTAAGCGCGATGATATTTGCCCCGGTGAGGACAAAACTATGTACAATACCGTATTTAAAAAATTACTGGATTTAGGCGATTTTATAGGTATTAAAGGGTATGTGTTTACTACTCAAACCGGCGAAACATCGGTACATGTTCGGGAGTTAACCATCCTGTCTAAATCGTTAAAACCGCTGCCCGTTGTTAGGCGCGAAGAAGACGGTACAGTACACGATGCCTTTACCGACCCGGAAATGCGTTACCGCCAGCGTTATGTTGATTTAACGGTTAACCCGCAATTTAAACAAATTTTCATCAACCGGTCAAAAGTAATCCGCACCATGCAAAACTTTTTTGATAGCCAGGGCTGGATGGAAGTTGAAACGCCTATTTTACAAAGTGTACACGGTGGCGCCGCAGCAAGGCCTTTTAAAACGCACCATAACACGTTGGATATGCCGCTGTTTTTACGCATAGCCAACGAACTTTATTTAAAAAGGCTAATTGTAGCAGGCTTTGATGGTGTTTATGAGTTTGGTAAGATGTTCCGCAATGAAGGGATGGACCGTACCCACAACCCCGAATTTACTTCGGTTGAAATTTATGTAGCCTATAAAGATTATATCTGGATGATGGCTATGGTAGAACAGTGTTTAGAAAAAGTAGCTCTTGCAGTGCATGGAAAACCGGTAGTAACCGTTGGCGAACACGATATTAACTTTGCCGGACCTTACGAAAAACTTTCGATGTTTGATAGTATTTTGAAGTACACGGGCATTGATGTATCGGCAATGGACGAGGCCGCTTTGCGCCAAACCTGCCGCGACCTTGCTATTGAGGTGGATACCACAATGGGAAAAGGTAAGCTGGTTGACGAGATATTTAGTGCCAAAGTTGAAGAGTATTTAATACAGCCCACTTATATTACCGATTACCCGATAGAAATGACACCGCTTGCTAAAAAACATCGTACTAAAGATGGTTTGGTGGAGCGTTTTGAGTTGTTTGTAATGGGTAAAGAGATTGGCAACGCATACACCGAACTTAACGACCCGATAGACCAGCGTGAGCGTTTTGAGGAACAATTGCTTTTAGCTGGCCGTGGCGACGAGGAAGCGATGGCTATGGACGACGACTTTTTGCGTGCTTTAGAATACGGCATGCCGCCAACATCGGGCCTGGGTATAGGTATTGACCGTTTGGTGATGCTCATGACCAACCAAACCACCATTCAGGAAGTGTTGTTCTTCCCACAAATGCGCCCCGAAAGTATAACCGTTACCAATATAAAAGACGAAGCCGAAGAAAACCTTGAATTTACAGCCGCCGGTGTACCAACAGAGTGGGTACCGGTACTTAAAAAAATGGGCTTTAGTAACATTAAAGAACTCAAGGCAGGCAATCCCAACAAGGTATTTAACGATTTGGGCGGCATGCGCAAAAAGTTAAAGCTTGATATTGCAATGCCCGTAAAAGAGGTGGTAATGGCTTGGTTTGTTTAG
- the ung gene encoding uracil-DNA glycosylase: MSIDLEASWLHILKGEFEKDYMVNLKNILQTEKASNQIIYPRSKDIFNAFRETPFTNLKVVILGQDPYHGVNQAHGLSFSVQKGVAVPPSLQNIYKELQTDIAGFKIPAHGDLTEWAQQGVLLLNATLTVRANTAGSHQKLGWEIFTDKVISEISNNKKGIVFILWGKFAQAKAQLIDGEKHHILKSPHPSPFSAYSGFFGSGPFSKTNQILIEEGKQPINWQIH, translated from the coding sequence ATGTCAATCGATTTAGAAGCATCATGGCTCCATATTTTAAAGGGCGAATTTGAGAAGGATTACATGGTCAATCTCAAAAATATTTTACAAACCGAAAAGGCATCAAATCAAATTATTTATCCGCGGAGTAAAGATATTTTCAACGCTTTCCGCGAAACGCCTTTTACCAATTTAAAGGTAGTTATACTTGGGCAAGACCCTTATCATGGAGTAAACCAGGCTCATGGCCTATCATTTTCGGTGCAAAAGGGTGTTGCAGTGCCACCATCGCTCCAAAATATATACAAAGAGTTACAAACAGATATAGCAGGTTTTAAGATACCTGCACACGGCGATCTTACCGAATGGGCACAGCAAGGCGTGTTGCTGTTAAATGCCACTTTAACGGTACGGGCAAATACCGCAGGCTCGCACCAAAAATTAGGCTGGGAAATATTTACCGACAAGGTGATTAGCGAAATTTCGAACAATAAAAAAGGTATCGTATTTATTTTGTGGGGTAAGTTTGCACAGGCCAAAGCCCAGCTTATAGATGGTGAAAAACATCACATCCTAAAATCGCCCCACCCCTCTCCTTTTTCTGCCTATAGTGGTTTTTTTGGCAGTGGCCCGTTTTCAAAAACCAATCAAATTTTAATAGAAGAAGGAAAGCAACCTATAAACTGGCAAATACATTAA
- a CDS encoding tetratricopeptide repeat protein, giving the protein MKSKCLCLLVIALTVATHLSAFTVNDKSTPDSINIIKLNKQAYNNRLTDPNETILQARKNVVLAQKINFDNGVAEAYRVIGIGYDYVSQPDTALNYFFKALAIFQSTNNQDGEAKVNNNIGNLYHESDYEKSIEYFNEALNIASRVKDQDLIATINLNFGNIYYRKKNFTKALDYYTKSNELFIKVGNATNSILCSQNIGVIYYNLNQFDKAETLLLDANKRAKEKDLNAAVASINLTLTSLFEKKGEFAQAEKYLAEGLTYALLVKSSKLEYDYKLTKYELEFTRRDYKAALFSLQDVYKLDSIRYKNNVSNSLSLLTVQYKQIESQHNNEMLAAQQKKQQILFWATILVASLLLVVIFLLISNVNSKAKTNKHLTALNEKITEQKENLNQINHHLEEIIDERTKDLQVKNKKLADYSLHLSHQIRGPIATLKGLLNLEKDRLIDKDECVKLMNKCVSEIDDNIIDMSDMLHESSNKPV; this is encoded by the coding sequence ATGAAATCCAAATGTCTTTGTCTGTTAGTTATTGCGTTAACTGTCGCCACACATCTGAGCGCATTTACTGTAAATGATAAAAGCACGCCTGATTCTATCAATATTATAAAGCTTAATAAGCAGGCCTATAATAATAGGTTAACCGACCCTAACGAAACTATATTACAAGCCAGAAAGAATGTTGTTTTAGCGCAGAAAATAAATTTTGATAATGGCGTTGCCGAAGCTTATCGGGTTATTGGTATAGGGTATGATTATGTTAGCCAGCCAGATACGGCACTTAATTACTTTTTTAAAGCCCTGGCTATTTTCCAGTCTACAAACAATCAGGATGGAGAAGCTAAAGTAAATAACAACATTGGCAACCTGTATCACGAAAGCGATTACGAAAAATCAATAGAGTATTTTAACGAGGCACTCAATATTGCAAGCCGGGTAAAAGACCAAGACCTTATTGCCACTATAAATTTGAATTTTGGTAATATTTACTATCGAAAAAAAAACTTTACCAAAGCGCTCGATTACTACACCAAAAGTAACGAGTTATTTATAAAAGTTGGTAATGCTACAAACTCCATTTTGTGTTCGCAAAATATTGGAGTGATATACTATAATTTAAACCAATTTGATAAGGCAGAAACTTTGCTGCTTGATGCTAATAAAAGAGCCAAAGAAAAAGACCTGAACGCAGCAGTTGCCAGTATTAATTTAACACTAACATCGTTATTTGAAAAAAAAGGGGAGTTTGCCCAAGCCGAAAAGTATTTGGCCGAAGGCTTAACCTATGCTTTATTAGTAAAAAGCAGCAAGTTAGAGTACGATTATAAATTAACCAAATACGAGCTTGAATTTACCCGCCGTGATTACAAGGCCGCCTTATTTAGCTTACAGGATGTTTATAAGCTTGATAGCATAAGGTATAAAAATAACGTATCAAACTCGCTTAGTTTGCTCACCGTTCAATACAAACAAATAGAAAGCCAGCATAACAACGAAATGCTGGCCGCACAGCAAAAAAAGCAACAAATACTTTTTTGGGCCACTATATTGGTAGCCAGTTTATTGCTTGTAGTAATATTTTTATTAATTAGCAACGTTAACAGCAAGGCAAAAACAAACAAACACCTTACTGCCCTCAACGAAAAAATAACCGAGCAAAAAGAAAACCTCAACCAAATAAACCATCATCTGGAAGAAATTATTGACGAAAGAACCAAGGATCTCCAGGTAAAAAACAAAAAGCTGGCCGATTATTCGCTACATCTTTCGCACCAGATACGGGGGCCTATTGCTACCTTAAAAGGTTTGTTAAACCTTGAAAAAGACAGGCTGATAGACAAGGATGAATGCGTTAAACTGATGAACAAGTGCGTATCGGAGATTGATGATAATATTATTGATATGAGCGATATGCTGCACGAATCGTCAAATAAACCGGTTTAA
- a CDS encoding DUF2892 domain-containing protein, translated as MLNIVRLIIACVVLAASIAMCVFGLWGWGILVFFIGGLILLTFFLNENMLIAQYYLRKEDTVKSEQWLLKITDYEKQLYKGQHGYYNLLMGLIESRKAPLKSEKFFKKALSLGMKMSHNVALAKLSLAGIAMAKRNKREATILLQEATKADTNKMLTEQIKMMKGQMAQMDKQQVVRGGYRQQY; from the coding sequence ATGTTAAATATTGTTCGTTTAATTATTGCCTGTGTGGTACTTGCTGCCTCAATAGCAATGTGCGTTTTTGGTTTATGGGGATGGGGGATACTTGTTTTCTTTATAGGAGGATTAATTTTGTTAACTTTCTTTTTAAACGAAAATATGTTGATAGCCCAATATTATTTACGTAAAGAGGATACCGTAAAATCTGAACAGTGGTTACTGAAGATAACTGATTACGAAAAACAACTTTATAAGGGCCAGCACGGCTATTATAATTTATTGATGGGGTTGATTGAATCGCGCAAGGCACCTTTAAAATCGGAGAAATTTTTTAAGAAAGCGCTTTCTTTAGGGATGAAAATGTCGCATAACGTTGCATTGGCAAAATTAAGCCTTGCCGGGATAGCCATGGCTAAGAGAAATAAGCGTGAAGCTACCATTTTATTACAGGAAGCTACCAAGGCAGATACCAATAAAATGCTTACCGAACAAATTAAGATGATGAAGGGCCAAATGGCTCAAATGGATAAACAACAGGTTGTACGCGGCGGATACCGCCAGCAGTATTAA